One region of Zerene cesonia ecotype Mississippi chromosome 15, Zerene_cesonia_1.1, whole genome shotgun sequence genomic DNA includes:
- the LOC119832154 gene encoding exocyst complex component 6, giving the protein MTNATIQEIEGIDDYWGPAFRSVYEGEGHEAFVQQLDERIKQHDKEIEKLCNFYYQGFIDAIHELLQVRTHAEKLHTEISNVDANVKETSDSLCTRAEELIRARRVELNIAATIEKMELCLPLLTTYSKLKAQVEAKRYYPALKTLEQLEQVQAARYAWCARIAAHVPQLRRAVRDAAMADLRDFLETVRGMSPQVGAMALKQTQEMLGRSLENIIKSRKETAASGSGSSESAAQCPHELVDFSPLYRCMHIHTVLGASAEFVQYYRAQRKQQASLVVIPQGNLHDSTQGMKNYLNAVLGFFILEEHLLKTGGGLVSKEWVVETWGAAARAAGAALRALTALSTDPTRMLALKHQLVLFIHALKCYGLPTDPLPQLLQEMAEHYTEVLMQRWVVVFRDILDNASFLPIEVETQEQYDGVMDTFPYDGDELETQPFPRRFPFSSTVPAVYVQVKEFIYAWLKYSSGLGLGGARRAAAARHSASLLLSRSFAGCLSALFRRPLPLMQLLQIIVDTQYLESATPYLYEFISNITGSELVTTQAAGSMFQAARDDAERQICENLQNKVDEFLDLENYDWLLVEPRGQASSFVTDMLSYLTGVLSSLELLPERARVAAVRAATARIAVRLRALLLAPGVRQVSAGALHQLDLDVIQCEQFAASEPVPGLREGELLEYFASLRQLLDLITGWDWSSYLHDIGMEGGKYALVTPRDAATLLEKLKEAEQKSSVFSVLKKNERDRRKLLDTVLKQLKQLQNQDG; this is encoded by the exons ATGACGAATGCAACTATTCAG GAAATAGAAGGAATAGACGACTACTGGGGCCCAGCATTCAGGTCGGTGTATGAAGGTGAGGGCCATGAAGCATTCGTTCAACAGTTGGATGAGAGGATCAAGCAGCATGACAAGGAAATTGAGAAGCTGTGCAATTTCTATTATCAA GGGTTCATAGATGCTATCCATGAGCTGCTGCAGGTGCGGACGCATGCTGAGAAGCTTCATACAGAGATATCTAATGTTGACGCCAATGTTAAGGAGACTTCAGATA GTCTTTGCACCCGTGCTGAAGAACTGATCAGAGCCCGCCGAGTGGAGCTGAACATCGCGGCAACAATAGAGAAGATGGAGTTGTGTCTGCCGCTGCTCACCACCTACTCCAAGCTGAAGGCACAGGTTGAGGCTAAAAG ATACTACCCGGCGCTGAAGACGCTGGAGCAGCTGGAGCAGGTGCAGGCGGCGCGCTACGCGTGGTGCGCGCGCATCGCGGCGCACGTGCCGCAGCTGCGCCGCGCCGTGCGCGACGCCGCCATGGCCGACCTGAGGGACTTCCTCGAGACCGTGCGCGGCATGAGTCCGCAG gTTGGAGCAATGgctttaaaacaaacacaagagATGCTCGGGAGAAGCTTGGAGAATATCATTAAAAGCAGAAAAG AGACGGCAGCGTCGGGTTCGGGCAGTTCGGAGAGCGCCGCGCAGTGCCCGCACGAGCTGGTGGACTTCAGCCCGCTGTACCGCTGCATGCACATCCACACCGTGCTGGGCGCCAGCGCCGAATTCGTGCAGTACTATCG GGCCCAACGCAAACAACAAGCGAGTCTCGTGGTCATTCCGCAGGGCAACCTGCACGACTCCACCCAGGGCATGAAGAACTACCTCAACGCTGTGCTGGGCTTCTTCATACTTGAGGAGCATCTTCTTAAAACTGG CGGCGGGCTGGTGAGCAAGGAGTGGGTGGTGGAGACGtggggcgcggcggcgcgcgcggccgGCGCGGCGCTGCGCGCGCTCACCGCGCTCAGCACCGACCCCACGCGCATGCTCGCGCTCAAGCACCAGCTCGTGCTCTTCATACACGCGCTCAA GTGCTACGGCTTACCAACGGACCCTCTGCCGCAACTACTACAAGAAATGGCGGAACATTACACGGAAGTGCTGATGCAGCGATGGGTCGTGGTCTTTAGGGATATATTGGACAACGCGTCGTTTTTGCCTATTGAG gTGGAAACACAGGAGCAATATGACGGCGTAATGGATACGTTTCCTTACGACGGAGATGAGCTGGAGACGCAGCCTTTCCCGAGGAG GTTCCCGTTCTCGTCGACGGTGCCGGCGGTGTACGTGCAGGTGAAGGAGTTCATCTACGCGTGGCTGAAGTACTCGTCGGGGCTGGGGCtgggcggcgcgcggcgcgcggcCGCGGCGCGCCACTCCGCCTCGCTGCTGCTCAGCCGCTCCTTCGCCGGCTGCCTCTCCGCGCTCTTCCGCCGCCCGCTGCCGCTCATGCAGCTGCTGCAG ataatAGTAGACACACAATATTTGGAAAGTGCGACGCCGTACCTTTATGAGTTTATCAGCAACATCACTGGTTCTGAGCTGGTCACCACACAG GCGGCGGGCAGCATGTTCCAGGCGGCGCGCGACGACGCCGAGCGGCAGATTTGCGAGAACCTGCAGAACAAGGTGGACGAGTTCCTCGACTTGGAGAACTACGACTGGCTGCTCG TGGAGCCGCGCGGGCAGGCGTCCTCGTTCGTGACGGACATGCTGAGCTACCTCACCGGCGTGCTCTCCTCGCTCGAGCTGCTGCCCGAGCGCGCGCG CGTGGCGGCGGTCCGCGCGGCGACGGCGCGCATCGCAGTGCGGCTGCGCGCGCTGCTGCTGGCGCCGGGCGTGCGCCAGGTGTCGGCGGGCGCGCTGCACCAGCTCGACCTGGACGTCATCCAGTGCGAGCAGTTCGCGGCCAGCGAGCCCGTGCCCGGCCTGCGGGAGGGCGAGCTGCTCGAGTACTTCGCGAGCCTCAG ACAACTGCTGGACCTAATAACCGGGTGGGACTGGTCCTCCTACCTCCACGACATCGGCATGGAGGGGGGCAAGTACGCGCTGGTCACCCCCCGAGACGCGGCCACCCTGCTGGAGAAGCTGAAGGAGGCGGAGCAGAAGTCTTCTGTCTTCTCCGTGCTCAAGAAGAACGAGAGAGACAGAAGGAAACTGCTGGATACCGTGCTGAAGCAGCTCAAACAGCTGCAGAATCAAGACGGTTGA